One part of the Oncorhynchus masou masou isolate Uvic2021 unplaced genomic scaffold, UVic_Omas_1.1 unplaced_scaffold_1505, whole genome shotgun sequence genome encodes these proteins:
- the LOC135531058 gene encoding sialoadhesin-like, with the protein MSLRTAGSVLVVFLWSVAVVLGQDGWSVTYTTQSICTLKGSTVELTCSYTHPSGYTVTTTFWFTKNDAVGPVRLSDDPDYKGRVTYRENKENGHTLTITDLRESDSATYKFRFTDQTGTWRYTGDPGVTLSVTGLQVKVTGGHQDKTLTCITTCTLTDNPTYIWYKNGHHLDESTSPQYKDSVSNDYDASYSCAVKGHGDLHSPAVCQKCWSVTYTHQKICALKGTTVDISCSYTYPSYHEIKQAFWFTKWSGMEAEDLSSVPGYEGHIEYLGDKESDCTLRITHLRLSDSAGFRFRFITSGGKFSGSPVSLTVTDVVLEMDPTSVSEGERVTLRCRTNCTLDPITAYSWYKNGQSIPNSNTSSPVYILFSVSSEDTGRYSCSVEGHEDLPSAEETLIVTYGPRNTSVSVSPSGEIVEGSSVTLTCSSDANPPVDKYTWYKKNVTSPKASGQSYSITNIISEDRGEYYCEAQNGRGSNNSTALMIIVAGKQTSVLTAAVGIIVIVLGVILASCLSGLMWFRKKVSKTTSDTRHTAGNGQGDSSPVYDNISGMAFTPTAAQTAATVDQDDIHFASVHVSHSKNQEVPLYSTIQLLQPQKEDEDVQYAAVNFNLPSAATWSTVVQAAEEDPSVLYSTVNKPRTKKSLTQ; encoded by the exons atgtccttgagaacagcaggaagtgtgttggtggtctttctctggtctgtagcAG TGGTACTGGGTCAGGATGGCTGGAGTGTGACTTACACCACTCAGAGTATCTGTaccttgaaggggtcaacagtggagCTGACCTGCTCTTACACACATCCCAGTGGTTATACAGTCACAACAACCTTCTGGTTCACTAAAAATGATGCTGTTGGGCCTGTAAGGCTGAGTGATGACCCAGACTACAAAGGACGTGTGACGTACCGTGAGAATAAAGAGAATGGTCACACCCTGACaatcacagacctgagagagagtgaCTCAGCTACGTACAAATTCAGATTTACAGATCAGACTGGAACATGGAGATATACTGGTgatcctggagtcactctgtctgtcacag GTCTTCAGGTGAAGGTGACTGGTGGACATCAGGAtaagacactgacctgtatcaccacctgtactctgactgacaaccccacctacatctggtacaagaacggacacCATCTAGATGAGAGCACCTCCCCCCAGTACAAAGACTCAGTCTCCAATGACTATGATGCCAGTTAttcctgtgctgtaaaaggccatggggatctccactctcctgcagtgt GTcagaagtgttggagtgtgacttaCACCCATCAGAAGATCTGTGCCTTGAAGGGGACAACAGTGGACATATcctgctcttacacatatcccagTTATCATGAGATCAAACAAGCTTTCTGGTTTACTAAATGGTCTGGTATGGAGGCTGAAGATCTGAGCTCAGTGCCAGGGTATGAGGGTCATATAGAGTACCTTGGGGATAAGGAGAGTGACTGTACCCTGAGAATCACACACCTGAGATTGAGTGACTCTGCTGGGTTCAGGTTCAGATTCATAACATCTGGAGGAAAGTTTTCTGGctcacctgtctctctgactgtcacAG ATGTTGTGTTGGAGATGGATCCTACATCTgtgtcagagggggagagagtcacACTGAGATGTAGAACCAACTGTACACTGGACCCCATCACAGCCTACAGTTGGTATAAGAATGGACAGTCTATaccaaacagcaacacctcctctcctgtctatatCCTGTTCTCAGTCAGCAGTGAGGATACAGGCAGATACTCCTGTTCTGTAGAAGGACATGAGGATCTCCCCTCTGCTGAAGAGACTCTCATTGTCACAT ATGGCCCAAGGAACacctcagtgtcagtcagtccctctggtgaaatagtggagggcagttcagtgactctgacctgcagcagtgatgccaaccCACCTGTGGACAAATACACCTGGTACAAGAAGAACGTAACCTCACCAAAAGCATCAGGACAGAGTTACAGCATCACTAACATCATctctgaggacagaggagaatattACTGTGAGGCCCAGAATGGAAGAGGATCTAATAACTCTACAGCTCTGATGATCATTGTAGCAG GGAAACAGACCTCAGTTCTAACTGCAGCTGTAGGAATCATAGTGATTGTTCTGGGTGTCATACTGGCTTCATGTCTCTCTGGACTCATGTGGTTCAG GAAGAAGGTCTCCAAAACCACCTCTGACACAAGACACACAGCAGGCAATGgacag ggagACTCTAGTCCAGTGTATGACAACATCTCAGGCATGGCCTTCACCCCTACTGCAGCACAGACAGCGGCCACCGTCGACCAAGATGACATTCACTTCGCCAGCGTCCACGTCTCTCACTCCAAAAACCAGGAagtgcctctgtactccaccatCCAGCTGCTTCAACCCCAGAAAGAGGATGAGGATGTCCAGTACGCTGCTGTGAATTTCAACCTCCCCAGTGCTGCCACCTG GTCCACGGTGGTACAAGCAGCTGAGGAGGATccctctgttctctacagtacagtcaacaaacccagaaccaagaagtcCTTAACACAataa